One Thermococcus eurythermalis DNA segment encodes these proteins:
- a CDS encoding 50S ribosomal protein L35ae has protein sequence MARVKAVVLSYAGSHEHQDNYRMILKPLGIDDRASAARLIGRKVVWKTPTGRKMFGKIIRTHGNRGEVKAYFKPGLPGQALGDIVEIL, from the coding sequence TCCTCTCCTACGCGGGTTCTCATGAGCACCAGGACAACTACAGGATGATTCTCAAGCCCCTCGGGATTGACGACAGGGCCAGCGCGGCAAGGCTGATCGGCAGGAAGGTCGTCTGGAAGACCCCGACCGGCAGGAAGATGTTCGGAAAGATTATCAGGACTCACGGCAACAGGGGCGAGGTCAAGGCCTACTTCAAGCCGGGCCTTCCGGGCCAGGCCCTCGGCGACATCGTCGAGATTCTCTAA
- a CDS encoding tRNA (guanine(10)-N(2))-dimethyltransferase has protein sequence MELVEVREGSARFLVPKAERIYDAPVFYNPVMALNRDISVLTARVLDPKRVLDALSATGIRGIRYGLESHAEEIWLNDISEEAYTLMKKNVLLNFEGELYEEGDRSYLWGEKLVVINKGDANRLMAENFRYFDLLDLDPFGSPMEFLDTALRSVKRRGVLAVTATDTGVLCGAYARACLKNYLARPIRGELCHEAGLRILIGTIVRYAAKYDLGVEVLLAYYRDHYFRAFLRFRSGAKKAEKSLFRLGYLWQDESGKFTYEETFLPEKPKAFGPMWLGPLKDEEFMEGLTKELEDFAPAHKKTRPFVELMREELDVPFHYDTHALARRHNLQVGKLAGIIEALRERGYRATKTHFSPTAVKTDAPFEEVLDVLKSLQ, from the coding sequence ATGGAACTGGTTGAGGTCAGAGAGGGCTCTGCAAGGTTTCTCGTGCCAAAGGCTGAGAGGATTTACGACGCCCCCGTGTTTTACAACCCCGTGATGGCGCTCAACAGGGATATAAGCGTCCTAACCGCGCGTGTCCTGGATCCAAAGCGGGTTCTCGACGCGCTCTCGGCGACGGGAATAAGGGGAATCCGCTACGGTCTTGAAAGCCACGCTGAAGAAATCTGGCTCAACGACATAAGCGAGGAAGCCTACACCCTTATGAAAAAGAACGTTCTCCTGAACTTTGAGGGGGAGCTCTACGAGGAAGGCGACCGCTCGTACCTCTGGGGGGAGAAGCTGGTTGTTATCAACAAAGGCGACGCCAACAGGCTGATGGCGGAGAACTTCCGCTACTTTGACCTCCTTGACTTGGACCCCTTCGGCTCGCCTATGGAGTTCCTGGACACCGCCCTCCGGAGCGTGAAGAGGAGGGGAGTTCTGGCAGTCACCGCCACCGACACCGGTGTCCTCTGTGGGGCCTACGCCAGGGCCTGCCTGAAGAACTACCTCGCCCGTCCGATAAGGGGTGAGCTCTGCCACGAGGCCGGATTGAGGATACTGATTGGAACGATAGTCAGGTACGCCGCCAAGTACGACCTCGGTGTGGAAGTCCTGCTCGCCTACTACCGCGACCACTACTTCAGGGCGTTTCTCAGGTTCAGGAGCGGGGCAAAGAAGGCCGAGAAGAGCCTTTTCCGGCTCGGCTACCTCTGGCAGGACGAAAGCGGGAAGTTCACCTATGAGGAGACTTTCCTCCCCGAGAAGCCCAAAGCTTTTGGCCCGATGTGGCTCGGCCCTCTGAAGGACGAAGAGTTCATGGAGGGACTCACCAAGGAGCTCGAAGACTTCGCTCCCGCACACAAGAAGACCCGGCCGTTTGTTGAGCTCATGAGGGAGGAGCTTGACGTCCCGTTTCACTACGACACCCACGCCCTCGCGAGGAGGCACAACCTCCAGGTCGGAAAGCTCGCCGGCATCATCGAGGCCCTCCGCGAGAGGGGCTACCGCGCAACGAAGACGCACTTTTCGCCGACGGCCGTAAAGACCGATGCGCCCTTCGAGGAAGTGCTGGACGTCCTGAAGTCCCTCCAGTGA
- a CDS encoding VIT1/CCC1 transporter family protein, translating into MDEMLELARDFYKDEYADSVLYAQLAKVEKDQRIKEEFLRLSSIESKHARFWHDFIKRHGGEVPKPSVKRFTVFGVKLLRKLLGPGSVASLLEMGENSAIQKYFKYLTAYANNLSEEELEELKAVILDEIEHEKFFYESKKRFHAENVRDFVLGMNDGLVEILGAVTGLSAVYPTSPKLVGISGLIVGVAGALSMGIGAFISVRSQRQVNESIRGRMEVLFRVSPEKIVEEIKGRLVEGGVPEEIAEKTARELASKGEAVMKLLVPESEENELRSALYTGLAYLLGVAFPVTPYFLASSSLVALPFSILLAGSALAIVATLISLLSGISVKKKVAEMVVTGLGAAFLSYLFGRLMEALFHVSAL; encoded by the coding sequence ATGGACGAGATGCTGGAACTGGCTAGGGACTTCTATAAAGACGAGTACGCCGATTCGGTTCTCTACGCCCAGCTGGCGAAGGTTGAGAAAGACCAGCGGATAAAGGAGGAGTTCCTCAGGCTGTCCAGCATAGAATCGAAGCACGCCCGCTTCTGGCACGACTTCATAAAGCGCCACGGGGGAGAGGTTCCAAAGCCCTCCGTGAAGAGGTTCACGGTATTCGGCGTCAAACTCCTCAGGAAACTCCTCGGGCCGGGCTCCGTCGCGTCGCTCCTTGAGATGGGTGAAAACAGCGCCATACAGAAGTACTTCAAATACCTGACGGCGTACGCCAATAACCTCAGCGAAGAAGAGCTTGAGGAGCTGAAGGCGGTTATACTCGATGAGATTGAACACGAGAAGTTCTTCTACGAGAGCAAGAAGAGGTTCCATGCCGAGAACGTCAGGGACTTTGTCCTGGGGATGAACGACGGTCTTGTTGAAATCCTTGGTGCGGTTACCGGTCTCTCCGCCGTCTACCCCACCAGCCCCAAGCTGGTCGGTATAAGCGGCCTCATCGTTGGCGTTGCCGGGGCGCTCTCGATGGGAATAGGCGCGTTTATCTCGGTCCGCTCCCAGAGGCAGGTGAACGAGAGCATACGCGGGAGAATGGAGGTTCTCTTCAGGGTCTCCCCGGAGAAAATCGTGGAGGAGATTAAGGGAAGGCTGGTTGAAGGTGGTGTCCCGGAGGAGATAGCGGAGAAAACCGCCAGGGAGCTCGCCAGCAAGGGGGAAGCCGTGATGAAGCTCCTTGTACCTGAGAGTGAGGAGAACGAGCTCCGCTCCGCGCTCTACACCGGGCTGGCATATCTCCTTGGAGTCGCATTCCCAGTAACGCCGTATTTCCTCGCGTCCAGCTCGCTCGTGGCGCTCCCGTTCTCTATACTGCTGGCGGGCTCAGCGCTCGCGATAGTGGCGACGCTTATTTCGCTCCTCTCGGGAATCTCCGTAAAAAAGAAGGTCGCAGAGATGGTGGTTACTGGCCTCGGCGCGGCGTTCCTGAGCTACCTCTTCGGCAGGCTCATGGAGGCCCTATTCCATGTCTCGGCGCTTTAA
- a CDS encoding type II toxin-antitoxin system VapC family toxin: MTVIVIDASVLAKYVLLEPGWEQVEDLLLRDVVSLDYALAEVSNALWKHYVLYGEISHEEFKKRSKVIDALPNVVVFESGIQYLEKSREIAVNHKITIYDALYLAQALRYGTLATSDEKQGKTAERLGVEVLYV, from the coding sequence ATGACCGTGATAGTAATTGACGCCTCCGTCCTTGCAAAGTACGTCCTCCTCGAACCTGGGTGGGAACAAGTGGAGGATTTGCTTTTGAGGGACGTTGTCTCCCTTGACTACGCCCTGGCGGAGGTTTCAAACGCACTCTGGAAGCATTACGTCCTTTACGGTGAGATATCCCACGAGGAGTTCAAAAAGAGGTCGAAGGTTATAGACGCCCTCCCAAACGTCGTCGTTTTTGAGAGCGGAATACAGTATTTAGAGAAATCAAGGGAGATAGCAGTCAACCACAAAATCACCATTTACGACGCCCTCTATTTAGCTCAAGCCCTCAGATATGGAACACTAGCCACGAGTGACGAAAAACAGGGAAAGACAGCAGAGAGGCTCGGCGTCGAGGTGCTCTACGTTTAA
- the vapB gene encoding type II toxin-antitoxin system VapB family antitoxin, with amino-acid sequence MAVISVRIPDELKAKMKKYDINWSEEIRKFIASRISQEEKKRTIEMMHKLLAGGTPAKEGTAKRYVRDDRDSN; translated from the coding sequence ATGGCTGTGATAAGCGTCCGTATTCCCGATGAACTAAAGGCCAAGATGAAAAAGTATGATATCAACTGGAGCGAGGAGATAAGGAAGTTCATAGCTTCGAGGATAAGCCAGGAAGAAAAGAAGAGAACCATCGAGATGATGCACAAGCTGCTCGCTGGGGGAACCCCCGCCAAAGAGGGAACCGCAAAGAGATACGTGAGGGATGACCGTGATAGTAATTGA
- a CDS encoding MATE family efflux transporter produces the protein MLHLNENQRRLWKLAWPAIMGNISQTLLNLVDMMIVGQLGALALAAVGLGGQVSWFMMPIMTAVATGTLALVARFVGAKDDESATLTLEQSLYLSVLLGVPVMLFGWFFGDDILRIMGASEDVVELGYQYIKVLFAFYPIRFAGFTAFSALRGAGDTKTPMKLGILMNVINAVFDYLLVFGKFGFPRLGPVGAAWASGIGITLSFLIGLYLLWSGKLVLKFKPSWSFHPEMVARILRIGIPAMIERGIFSFYNFLYMSIVTRFGTVALAAHQVGLRVESIAYMPAFGFNVAASALVGQSLGEGDPEKAERTVYEALKMVSVFMAVMAFVLIAFPRYLVMPFISPSDPNYGEVLRLASIYLIIVGISEIPLGWVFVLGGALRGAGDTKTPMYITAVSKLLFRIVPAYLLGFGFTIPPFEVLGIAFPGFTFEGLGVIAAWIAMSLETFTTAALFWWAFKKGYWKYVKV, from the coding sequence ATGCTGCACCTCAACGAGAACCAGCGCCGCCTCTGGAAGCTCGCATGGCCCGCGATAATGGGCAACATATCCCAGACACTCCTCAACCTAGTGGACATGATGATAGTCGGCCAGCTCGGAGCGCTTGCCCTGGCCGCGGTCGGCCTCGGCGGGCAGGTGAGCTGGTTCATGATGCCGATTATGACAGCAGTCGCAACTGGAACCCTCGCGCTTGTGGCGAGGTTCGTTGGAGCGAAAGACGATGAGAGCGCCACCCTTACCCTTGAGCAAAGCCTCTACCTGTCGGTTCTCCTCGGTGTCCCGGTCATGCTCTTCGGCTGGTTCTTCGGCGACGATATCCTGAGGATAATGGGCGCGAGCGAGGACGTTGTTGAGCTCGGATACCAGTACATCAAGGTGCTGTTCGCATTCTACCCGATCCGGTTTGCGGGCTTTACTGCCTTCTCGGCCCTGAGGGGCGCCGGGGACACGAAGACACCCATGAAGCTTGGCATCCTTATGAACGTGATAAACGCGGTTTTTGACTACCTCCTGGTGTTCGGAAAGTTCGGCTTCCCCAGACTCGGCCCAGTCGGTGCGGCCTGGGCGTCCGGCATAGGGATAACCCTCTCATTCCTCATCGGCCTTTACCTCCTCTGGAGCGGGAAGCTCGTCCTCAAGTTCAAGCCGAGCTGGAGCTTCCACCCGGAGATGGTGGCGAGGATACTGCGCATAGGAATCCCCGCCATGATCGAGCGCGGAATATTCAGCTTCTACAACTTCCTCTACATGAGCATAGTGACCCGCTTTGGGACTGTTGCGCTCGCTGCACACCAGGTCGGCCTCCGCGTTGAGAGCATAGCATACATGCCAGCCTTCGGCTTCAACGTAGCGGCTTCAGCTCTGGTCGGCCAGAGCCTCGGAGAGGGCGACCCGGAGAAGGCTGAGAGAACAGTTTACGAGGCCCTCAAGATGGTCAGTGTCTTTATGGCGGTCATGGCGTTCGTCCTGATAGCGTTCCCGCGCTACCTGGTCATGCCCTTCATAAGCCCGAGCGACCCGAACTACGGTGAAGTCCTGAGGCTGGCGAGCATCTACCTCATAATCGTCGGCATAAGCGAGATTCCCCTCGGCTGGGTCTTCGTCCTCGGCGGTGCACTTAGGGGGGCGGGAGACACCAAGACGCCGATGTACATCACCGCCGTCAGCAAGCTCCTCTTCCGCATAGTGCCCGCCTATCTCCTCGGCTTTGGCTTTACCATACCTCCGTTCGAGGTACTCGGCATAGCCTTTCCGGGCTTCACCTTTGAGGGCTTAGGCGTTATAGCGGCCTGGATAGCAATGAGCCTCGAAACCTTCACCACCGCGGCCCTCTTCTGGTGGGCGTTTAAGAAGGGGTACTGGAAGTACGTGAAGGTGTGA
- a CDS encoding 50S ribosomal protein L37e, with amino-acid sequence MGAGTAPKGKRNRTPTHIRCRRCGRRAFNVKKGYCAACGFGRSRRMRKYSWSHKWKKKRNLL; translated from the coding sequence ATGGGAGCCGGAACTGCGCCGAAGGGCAAGCGCAACAGGACTCCTACCCACATCAGGTGCAGGCGCTGTGGTAGGAGGGCCTTCAACGTTAAGAAGGGCTACTGCGCCGCCTGTGGCTTCGGCAGGAGCAGGCGCATGAGGAAGTACAGCTGGTCCCACAAGTGGAAGAAGAAGAGGAACCTTCTCTGA
- a CDS encoding LSm family protein, with product MAERPLDVIHRSLDKDVLVLLKRGGEFRGKLIGYDIHLNVVLADASLMQDGEEVKKYGKIVIRGDNVLAISPVEIE from the coding sequence ATGGCGGAAAGACCACTCGATGTTATCCACAGGTCCCTTGACAAGGACGTCCTCGTGCTCCTCAAGAGGGGTGGCGAGTTCAGGGGTAAGCTTATCGGTTACGACATCCACCTGAACGTCGTCCTCGCCGACGCTTCCCTTATGCAGGACGGCGAGGAGGTTAAGAAGTACGGTAAAATCGTCATCAGGGGAGACAACGTTCTGGCAATCTCCCCGGTCGAGATAGAGTGA
- the glyS gene encoding glycine--tRNA ligase — MGEKPDKYEILQDLMRRRGFAWGSFEIYGGSRGFYDYGPLGATIKRKIERKIREAFQREGFFELETPDITPEKVFIASGHVEKFVDPLVECKKCGARFRADHLVEEALGMDVEGLSAEELTKVIREHDIRCPECGGELSDVWYFNLMFETRIGPYGDQKGYLRPETAQGIFVNFKRLNAFARNRLPFGVFQIGKAYRNEISPRQGMLRLREFTQAEAEIFFNPNETEHPHFDEVKDEVLRLYPIEHQLKGLGEIELTADEAVKKGYIMNTFFAYYMVMVKRVLLDIGIPEDKIRFRQQLPEERAHYSRDTWDAEIHSERFGWVECVGIANRGDYDLSRHMRESGADLTVLIHYEEPKIVKRLEVSLNLKRVGPKLRKDAKRINELIKGWNEEKKRELVEILEKEGKITIEGYELEKDDFIIREVEEKITGEKIVPHVLEPSFGIDRPFYLLLENSLVIEEDRTYLKLKKDMAPIEVAVLPLVAKEPLKSIAYDVFRKLQKAGFIAVYDEKDTIGRRYMRYDEIGTPYCVTIDNQTPEDNTVTIRDRDTREQTRVSIEELPEKLRELIFGE; from the coding sequence ATGGGAGAGAAGCCCGACAAATACGAGATACTCCAGGACTTGATGAGGAGAAGGGGCTTTGCGTGGGGTAGCTTTGAAATCTACGGCGGCTCACGCGGATTCTACGACTACGGCCCGCTCGGCGCGACGATAAAGAGGAAAATCGAGCGGAAGATACGTGAGGCCTTCCAGAGGGAGGGCTTCTTCGAGCTGGAGACACCTGACATAACGCCTGAGAAGGTCTTCATAGCGAGCGGTCACGTCGAGAAGTTCGTTGACCCCCTCGTCGAGTGTAAGAAGTGCGGCGCCAGATTCAGAGCCGACCACCTCGTCGAGGAAGCCCTTGGCATGGACGTTGAGGGCCTTTCGGCTGAGGAACTCACAAAAGTAATTCGCGAGCATGACATAAGGTGCCCCGAGTGCGGCGGCGAGCTGAGCGACGTCTGGTACTTCAACCTCATGTTCGAGACCAGAATTGGCCCCTACGGTGACCAGAAGGGCTACCTGAGGCCAGAAACTGCCCAGGGCATCTTCGTGAACTTCAAGAGGCTGAACGCCTTCGCGAGGAACAGGCTTCCCTTCGGCGTCTTTCAGATAGGCAAAGCCTACCGCAACGAGATTTCGCCGAGGCAGGGCATGCTCCGCCTGAGGGAGTTCACCCAGGCAGAGGCCGAGATATTCTTCAACCCGAATGAAACTGAGCACCCGCACTTCGACGAGGTCAAGGACGAGGTTTTGAGGCTCTACCCGATAGAGCACCAGCTCAAGGGCCTTGGCGAGATTGAGCTCACCGCTGATGAGGCGGTAAAGAAGGGCTACATCATGAACACCTTCTTCGCCTACTACATGGTCATGGTCAAGCGCGTCCTCCTCGACATCGGCATCCCCGAGGACAAGATACGCTTCCGCCAGCAGTTGCCCGAGGAGCGCGCCCACTACTCCCGCGACACCTGGGACGCCGAAATCCACAGCGAGCGCTTCGGCTGGGTGGAGTGCGTTGGAATAGCCAACAGGGGAGACTACGACCTGAGCAGGCACATGCGCGAGAGCGGGGCAGATTTGACGGTGCTAATCCACTACGAGGAGCCGAAAATCGTGAAGAGACTCGAGGTTTCCCTCAACCTCAAGCGCGTTGGTCCAAAGCTGAGGAAAGACGCCAAGAGGATAAACGAGCTCATCAAAGGCTGGAACGAGGAGAAGAAGCGCGAGCTGGTCGAAATCCTTGAGAAAGAGGGCAAAATCACGATAGAGGGCTACGAGCTTGAGAAGGACGACTTCATAATCAGGGAAGTCGAGGAGAAGATTACCGGCGAGAAGATAGTTCCGCACGTCCTCGAGCCGAGTTTTGGAATAGACAGGCCCTTCTACCTGCTCCTTGAGAACAGCCTCGTCATCGAGGAGGACAGGACGTATCTCAAGCTCAAGAAGGACATGGCGCCGATTGAGGTTGCAGTGCTCCCGCTCGTCGCCAAGGAGCCCCTCAAGAGCATCGCCTACGACGTCTTCAGGAAGCTCCAGAAGGCGGGCTTCATAGCCGTCTACGACGAGAAGGACACCATCGGAAGGCGCTACATGCGCTACGACGAGATTGGAACGCCCTACTGCGTGACCATAGACAACCAGACTCCAGAGGACAACACGGTGACGATTCGCGACCGCGACACGAGGGAACAGACGCGCGTGAGCATCGAGGAGCTTCCGGAGAAGCTCAGGGAGCTGATTTTCGGGGAGTGA
- a CDS encoding DUF402 domain-containing protein: MKIHLIYRRIPNRVLEREDELMADLGDVVVAKSRFEGMLAPLRVEGIEVIRNGYTMVYFAFIGENYDVLKVYDERGNFRGLYVDVLAYTKRDGNTIEMLDLFLDIFIFPDGRAFLLDEDELEMALNYGLIDKETFDFAYQVARDIMEKIKRREFPPSVVWKYDWRVEDGR; this comes from the coding sequence ATGAAAATCCACCTCATCTACCGCCGTATCCCAAACAGGGTGCTGGAGCGGGAAGACGAGCTCATGGCCGACTTAGGCGACGTTGTAGTCGCGAAGTCCCGCTTCGAGGGTATGCTCGCGCCCCTGAGGGTGGAAGGCATCGAGGTCATCAGGAACGGCTACACCATGGTCTACTTCGCATTCATCGGGGAGAACTACGACGTTTTGAAGGTCTACGACGAGAGGGGCAACTTCAGGGGGCTTTACGTAGACGTTCTGGCATACACAAAGCGCGATGGGAACACTATAGAGATGCTCGACCTTTTCCTCGACATTTTCATCTTTCCCGATGGAAGAGCTTTCCTCCTCGATGAGGACGAGCTTGAGATGGCCCTCAACTACGGGCTGATTGACAAAGAGACCTTCGACTTCGCCTACCAGGTCGCGAGGGATATAATGGAAAAGATTAAACGGAGAGAGTTTCCTCCCAGTGTCGTATGGAAATACGATTGGAGGGTCGAGGATGGGCGCTAA
- a CDS encoding DUF167 domain-containing protein, giving the protein MGAKFLKDTKDGALLLIYVQPKAKKNGIEGVDEWRGRLKVRIQAPPVEGKANREVVKFFSKMLGADVEIVGGETSREKTLLIRGLSAEEVRKKLGL; this is encoded by the coding sequence ATGGGCGCTAAGTTCCTGAAAGACACCAAGGACGGGGCACTCCTACTTATATACGTCCAGCCGAAGGCAAAGAAGAACGGGATTGAAGGCGTTGATGAGTGGCGCGGGAGGCTTAAGGTTAGAATCCAGGCCCCTCCCGTCGAGGGAAAGGCGAACAGGGAAGTAGTCAAGTTCTTCTCCAAGATGCTGGGGGCCGACGTCGAGATAGTTGGGGGCGAGACTTCCAGGGAGAAAACCCTTCTGATCAGGGGCCTTTCGGCCGAAGAAGTTCGTAAAAAACTTGGACTTTAA
- a CDS encoding aromatic amino acid transport family protein gives MKRLTLAEASAILIGTQIGAGVLGLPYALKDTGFGGIAIIVAVGVLTLLTALFVLELAVQGEGTLTSLARETLGTAGGWLMLASISVLSYGALIAYIAGSGDILSSLLGIDKSVSALIFWAIMSGIVLMGLKASGEALKASGEAELMLNFLLLGALTVAVALMLPRVDVGNPTSVNTSTRVSGIGVAIFAYVSHMVVPEMYKGLGSAEKTKKAVLIGYLVPMAFYSLFIFAFVGALGGDTPQLATAALEDYYGNVGKILGLVLPLAAISTSYIGIGFAQMDNLREAFRLDKRSAWLLTVVPPLLVYFAGLKSFVSALWLAGTFGGLLYAGILPVAMYVKTRKVCPPKCVAVPHEVAYFAGVVFFMVFVYSVVSLV, from the coding sequence ATGAAGAGGCTCACACTGGCGGAGGCGAGTGCAATACTCATCGGGACTCAAATAGGGGCGGGGGTTCTGGGCCTTCCGTACGCGCTTAAGGACACCGGCTTTGGGGGTATTGCAATCATTGTCGCGGTTGGCGTCCTCACGCTCTTAACGGCCCTCTTTGTGCTCGAACTGGCCGTCCAGGGGGAGGGAACTCTAACCTCACTCGCGCGCGAGACGCTTGGGACGGCCGGCGGCTGGCTGATGCTCGCGAGCATATCCGTCCTCAGCTACGGCGCGCTGATAGCGTACATTGCTGGAAGCGGTGACATTCTGTCTTCCCTGCTTGGAATAGATAAGTCAGTCTCCGCACTGATTTTCTGGGCGATTATGAGTGGTATCGTGCTGATGGGCCTCAAGGCCTCAGGTGAGGCCCTCAAGGCCTCAGGTGAGGCGGAGCTGATGCTCAACTTCCTGCTTCTTGGCGCGCTGACGGTTGCCGTGGCCCTGATGCTCCCAAGGGTTGATGTTGGCAACCCGACTTCCGTTAATACTTCCACCCGGGTCTCGGGAATAGGCGTTGCAATCTTTGCCTACGTCAGCCACATGGTCGTCCCCGAGATGTACAAGGGGCTTGGAAGCGCCGAGAAGACAAAGAAGGCCGTCCTCATAGGCTACCTCGTGCCGATGGCCTTCTACTCCCTGTTCATCTTCGCTTTCGTCGGCGCCCTGGGAGGTGATACCCCACAGCTAGCCACCGCGGCCCTTGAAGACTACTACGGCAACGTCGGGAAAATCCTCGGCCTCGTCCTTCCTCTCGCAGCAATAAGCACGAGCTACATCGGCATAGGCTTTGCCCAGATGGACAACCTCAGGGAGGCTTTCAGGCTTGACAAGAGGAGTGCATGGCTCTTGACCGTTGTTCCGCCACTGCTTGTGTACTTCGCCGGCCTGAAGAGTTTCGTCAGCGCCCTCTGGCTCGCGGGAACGTTCGGGGGCCTCCTCTACGCTGGAATCCTTCCGGTGGCGATGTACGTCAAGACGAGAAAAGTCTGCCCCCCGAAGTGCGTCGCTGTCCCTCATGAGGTTGCGTACTTTGCCGGAGTAGTCTTTTTCATGGTTTTCGTGTATTCAGTGGTCTCGCTGGTCTGA
- a CDS encoding deoxyhypusine synthase, producing MTEPKDIVLKESEEVEGIPVEGPWLDDVSSLEEVLDYYERIGFQATHLGRAIEIWRKVEEKRARGDEVRVFLGYTSNIISSGLRELVAWLVKEGKVDVIVTTAGGIEEDFIKALKSFILGDWHVNDALMREKGINRIGNIFVPNDRYIEFEKYMIPFFERILEVEKERGKPLTASEFIYEMGRYMDEKLGKEKERSVIYWAYKRNVPIFCPAITDGSIGDMLYFFKEERGDRELIIDIANDIVKLNNLAVTAKETASIILGGSLPKHAIINANLFRGGTDYAIYITTAVPWDGSLSGAPPSEGVSWGKIRAKADYVEIWADATLVFPLLVWKVMKG from the coding sequence ATGACCGAGCCGAAGGATATAGTGCTTAAGGAGAGCGAAGAGGTCGAGGGAATACCTGTTGAGGGGCCGTGGCTCGACGACGTTTCAAGCCTCGAGGAGGTTTTGGATTATTACGAGCGCATAGGCTTCCAGGCGACGCACCTCGGAAGGGCGATAGAAATCTGGCGGAAGGTTGAGGAGAAGCGCGCCAGGGGAGACGAGGTTAGAGTCTTCCTCGGCTACACCTCCAACATCATCTCCTCTGGCCTGCGCGAGCTGGTCGCATGGCTGGTAAAGGAGGGCAAGGTTGACGTCATCGTCACGACTGCAGGCGGAATCGAGGAGGACTTCATAAAGGCCCTCAAGTCCTTCATCCTCGGCGACTGGCACGTGAACGACGCTCTTATGCGCGAGAAGGGCATCAACAGGATAGGCAACATCTTTGTGCCAAACGACCGCTACATCGAGTTCGAGAAGTACATGATTCCGTTCTTTGAGCGGATCCTTGAGGTTGAGAAAGAGCGCGGAAAGCCCCTGACGGCGAGCGAGTTCATCTACGAGATGGGCAGATACATGGACGAGAAGCTCGGGAAGGAAAAGGAGCGCAGCGTCATCTACTGGGCATACAAGAGAAACGTCCCGATATTCTGCCCCGCCATAACCGATGGCTCGATCGGCGACATGTTATACTTCTTCAAGGAGGAGCGCGGGGATAGAGAACTCATTATAGACATTGCCAACGACATAGTTAAGCTCAACAACTTAGCGGTTACCGCAAAGGAGACCGCCTCAATAATCCTCGGTGGCTCCCTGCCAAAGCACGCAATAATCAACGCCAACCTGTTCCGCGGAGGAACCGACTACGCAATCTACATCACCACTGCAGTCCCGTGGGACGGCTCGCTGAGCGGTGCGCCGCCGAGCGAGGGCGTCAGCTGGGGCAAGATACGGGCTAAGGCCGACTACGTCGAAATCTGGGCCGACGCGACGCTCGTCTTCCCCCTGTTAGTGTGGAAGGTTATGAAGGGTTAG
- a CDS encoding SDR family oxidoreductase yields MQVKIDLNGLGVIVTASSRGIGFNVAKELLKRNARVVISSRSEENLKKAQDELSSYGEVYSVRTNLFDQRDLENLVKESWELLGGVDALVWNAGNVRCEPCFLHEASYIDWIEASALHTVAPGYLTTLLVQTWLEKKMKGVLVYLNSVSIKEPMPPLVLADVTRAGLVQLAKSVSRTYGKRGIRAYSVLLGSFDTPGARENLKAVAEARGEPFEETWEREVLGRTPLHRTGRWSELGSLVAFLLSEEAEYMLGSTVVIDGAMTRGIDI; encoded by the coding sequence ATGCAGGTGAAGATAGACCTGAACGGCCTCGGCGTCATCGTCACGGCATCATCCCGCGGCATAGGCTTCAACGTTGCAAAGGAGCTGTTGAAGAGGAACGCGAGGGTTGTTATAAGCTCCAGGAGTGAGGAGAACCTGAAGAAGGCCCAGGATGAGCTTTCAAGCTATGGTGAGGTTTATTCAGTTAGAACCAACCTTTTTGACCAGCGCGACCTTGAGAATCTCGTGAAGGAGAGCTGGGAGCTCCTTGGAGGGGTTGATGCCCTCGTCTGGAACGCGGGGAACGTCCGGTGCGAGCCCTGTTTTCTCCACGAGGCAAGCTACATAGACTGGATTGAGGCTTCAGCACTACACACCGTCGCGCCGGGTTATCTAACGACGCTCCTAGTTCAGACGTGGCTTGAGAAAAAGATGAAGGGCGTCCTCGTTTACCTCAACTCGGTCTCGATAAAGGAGCCGATGCCCCCGCTCGTTCTGGCCGATGTTACGAGGGCCGGTCTGGTTCAGCTGGCAAAGAGCGTTTCGAGAACCTACGGAAAGAGGGGGATACGGGCATACAGCGTTCTGCTCGGCAGCTTCGACACGCCCGGCGCGAGGGAGAACCTCAAGGCAGTTGCCGAGGCTAGGGGAGAACCCTTCGAGGAGACGTGGGAGCGAGAGGTGCTTGGCAGAACGCCCCTTCACAGAACCGGGAGGTGGAGCGAACTCGGCTCTCTGGTGGCTTTTCTCCTGAGCGAAGAGGCGGAGTACATGCTTGGCTCGACGGTGGTCATAGACGGCGCGATGACGAGGGGGATAGACATTTAA